The Vidua chalybeata isolate OUT-0048 chromosome 6, bVidCha1 merged haplotype, whole genome shotgun sequence genome has a segment encoding these proteins:
- the CLP1 gene encoding polyribonucleotide 5'-hydroxyl-kinase Clp1, with the protein MADDGGEEKKQVAKFELERETELRFEVEAAQTVQLELLTGMAEVFGTELTRNKKFTFDAGAKVAVFTWHGCTVQLSGRTEVAYVSRDTPMLLYLNTHTALEQMRRQAEREDERGPRVMVVGPTDVGKTTVCRLLLNYAVRLGRRPTFVELDVGQGSVSIPGTMGALYIERPADVEEGFSLQAPLVYHFGSTTPGTNIKLYNKITSCLADVFNQRCEVNRRASVSGCVINTCGWVKSSGYQALVHAASAFEVDVVVVLDQERLYNELKRDLPHFVRTVLLPKSGGVVERSKDFRRECRDERIREYFYGFRGCFYPHAFDVKFSDVKIYKVGAPTIPDSCLPLGMSQEDNQLKLVPVTPGRDMVHHLLSVSTADSADDNISETSVAGFIVVTGVDLERQVFTVLSPAPRPLPKNFLLIMDIRFMDLK; encoded by the exons ATGGCGGACGATGGCGGCGAGGAGAAGAAGCAGGTGGCCAAGTTCGAGCTGGAGCGGGAGACGGAGCTGCGGTTCGAGGTGGAGGCGGCGCAGACggtgcagctggagctgctgaccGGCATGGCCGAGGTGTTCGGCACCGAGCTCACCCGCAACAAGAAGTTCACGTTCGACGCGGGCGCCAAGGTGGCCGTGTTCACGTGGCACGGCTGTACCGTGCAGCTCAGCGGCCGCACCGAGGTGGCCTACGTGTCGCGGGACACGCCGATGCTGCTGTACCTGAACACGCACACGGCGCTGGAGCAGATGCGGCGCCAGGCCGAGCGGGAGGACGAGCGCGGGCCCCGCGTCATGGTGGTGGGGCCCACCGACGTGGGCAAGACCACCGTGTGCCGCCTGCTGCTCAACTACGCCGTGCGCCTGGGCCGCCGGCCCACCTTCGTGGAGCTGGACGTGGGGCAGGGCTCGGTGTCCATCCCCGGCACCATGGGCGCGCTCTACATCGAGCGCCCGGCCGACGTGGAGGAGGGCTTCTCCCTGCAGGCCCCCCTCGTCTACCACTTCGGCTCCACCACGCCCGGCACCAACATCAAGCTCTACAACAAG ATCACGTCGTGCCTGGCCGACGTCTTCAACCAGCGCTGCGAGGTGAACCGGCGGGCGTCGGTGAGCGGCTGCGTCATCAACACCTGCGGCTGGGTCAAGAGCTCGGGCTACCAGGCGCTGGTGCACGCCGCCTCCGCCTTCGAGGTGGAcgtggtggtggtgctggacCAGGAGCGCCTCTACAACGAGCTCAAGCGGGACCTGCCCCACTTCGTGCGCACCGTGCTGCTGCCCAAGTCCGGCGGCGTGGTGGAGCGCTCCAAGGACTTCCGCCGGGAATGCCGGGACGAGCGCATCCGCGAGTACTTCTACGGCTTCCGCGGCTGCTTCTACCCCCACGCCTTCGACGTCAAGTTCTCCGACGTCAAGATCTACAAGGTGGGCGCGCCCACCATCCCGGACTCGTGCCTGCCGCTGGGAATGTCGCAGGAGGACAACCAGCTGAAGCTGGTGCCGGTGACGCCGGGGCGGGACATGGTGCACCACCTGCTGAGCGTCAGCACCGCCGACAGCGCCGACGACAACATCTCCGAGACCAGCGTGGCCGGCTTCATCGTGGTCACCGGCGTGGACCTGGAGCGCCAGGTCTTCACCGTGCTGTCCCCGGCTCCGCGGCCCCTCCCCAAGAACTTCCTGCTCATCATGGACATTCGCTTCATGGACCTCAAGTAG